In a single window of the Chondrocystis sp. NIES-4102 genome:
- the glpD gene encoding glycerol-3-phosphate dehydrogenase, whose protein sequence is MRDFAQIQQTDYDVIIIGGGINGAGVARDAALRGLKTILIEKNDFASGSSSWSTRLIHGGLRYLEYFEFPLVREALKEREVLLHTAPHLVTPLQLTIPIYRDRSRPYWKIWAGMILYDVFSFDKTLPIHRMLPKAKFQQLFRAVDQDNLVGGSQYYDGQVTLAERLCLENIISAQNAGATVLNYVEVIDLPIKEARITDVVCKDKLTGENFTISARENGIIINTAGPWIDQVCKLGTQANQNTPIGKTQKNGSTKGSHIVVGDFPGAPGSTLYVEAKSDGRPFFIVPWLGMYLIGTTDLPYKEDLENIKASNDEIDYLLKETNNIIPVANLTREDIKFTYSGVRPLPYSEGKRPGSITRKHIIFDHKKEGIKNIFTLIGGKLTTYRNVGEEMVNIIIKRMNHSAVACQTDTLPLPGFILPNDPRIQEAITKYSSTLSVNAIAHLFSIYGSRALEVLALCEQLPELSQPLTPELPDIKAQIVYAVESEYAQTLVDILRRRTTLAMNGYYGMNLLPIISQTLQKYCGWTPEKCDRACNEYRFYMEHNCIPDYQLQRQFAQVN, encoded by the coding sequence ATGCGAGACTTTGCTCAAATCCAACAAACAGACTACGACGTAATCATTATCGGTGGTGGAATTAATGGTGCAGGTGTTGCCAGAGATGCAGCTTTGAGAGGATTAAAAACAATTTTAATAGAAAAAAATGATTTTGCCAGTGGTAGCTCTAGTTGGTCGACTCGGCTAATTCATGGTGGCTTACGCTATCTAGAATATTTTGAATTCCCTTTAGTACGTGAAGCTTTAAAAGAAAGAGAAGTATTATTACATACCGCCCCCCATTTAGTTACACCGCTACAACTTACTATACCCATTTACCGCGATCGCTCTCGTCCCTATTGGAAGATTTGGGCGGGCATGATCTTATATGATGTTTTTAGCTTTGATAAAACTCTACCTATTCATAGAATGCTACCTAAAGCTAAGTTTCAACAGTTATTCCGTGCTGTTGATCAAGACAACTTAGTAGGTGGCTCACAATACTATGACGGACAAGTAACTCTTGCAGAGCGTTTATGTTTGGAAAATATTATTTCGGCTCAAAATGCAGGTGCAACGGTTTTAAATTATGTTGAGGTGATCGATCTACCCATAAAAGAGGCTCGGATCACCGATGTTGTTTGCAAAGATAAACTGACAGGGGAAAACTTTACTATTAGTGCTAGAGAAAATGGCATTATTATTAATACCGCAGGACCCTGGATAGATCAAGTCTGTAAATTAGGTACTCAGGCAAACCAAAATACCCCCATTGGCAAAACGCAGAAGAACGGTAGTACTAAGGGAAGTCATATTGTGGTTGGCGATTTTCCTGGCGCACCAGGTTCTACCTTATACGTAGAAGCAAAATCCGATGGTCGTCCTTTCTTTATTGTGCCTTGGTTGGGAATGTATTTAATTGGGACTACAGATTTACCCTATAAAGAAGATCTCGAAAATATTAAAGCCAGTAATGATGAGATTGATTATCTTTTAAAAGAAACCAATAATATTATTCCTGTGGCAAATTTAACCAGGGAAGATATCAAATTTACCTATTCTGGAGTACGTCCCCTACCATATTCCGAAGGTAAAAGACCAGGTAGCATTACCCGCAAACATATCATTTTTGACCACAAAAAAGAAGGTATTAAGAACATCTTTACTCTTATTGGTGGTAAATTAACTACCTATCGTAACGTCGGGGAAGAAATGGTTAATATCATAATCAAACGGATGAACCATTCTGCTGTAGCTTGTCAAACCGACACCTTACCCTTACCTGGCTTTATTTTACCTAACGATCCACGTATTCAAGAGGCGATCACTAAATATAGTTCAACCCTATCAGTTAATGCGATCGCTCATTTATTTTCTATTTATGGATCTAGAGCGTTAGAAGTCCTAGCCCTATGCGAACAATTACCTGAGTTGTCTCAGCCTCTTACCCCAGAATTACCCGATATTAAGGCTCAAATAGTTTATGCAGTAGAAAGCGAATATGCCCAGACTCTGGTGGATATTCTCCGTCGTCGTACCACTTTAGCAATGAATGGTTACTATGGGATGAATTTACTGCCGATAATTAGCCAAACACTACAAAAATATTGCGGTTGGACTCCAGAAAAATGCGATCGCGCTTGTAATGAATATCGTTTCTATATGGAACATAATTGCATTCCTGACTATCAATTACAACGACAATTTGCCCAAGTAAATTAA